One genomic segment of Balneolaceae bacterium includes these proteins:
- the hypD gene encoding hydrogenase formation protein HypD: MKYLSEFRDEEIVRTLLNKIRKCVTKPWNIMEVCGGQTHGLVRHGLLQMLPDQIRMIHGPGCPVCVTPVSLIDKAVELALEHDVILCSYGDMLRVPGSTLSLQQARAKGGDIRILYSPLEAVSIARQNPNREVVFFAVGFETTAPANALSVEQAYRQKLKNYTVLSAHVMVPPAMEAIMSDPDTKVDGFLAAGHVCTVMGLSEYVPLVEKWKMPIVVTGFEPVDLLEGIYMVVSQLENGEYRLENQYKRVVGKDGNRQAVDLVKSVFEYRDREWRGIGEIPMSGLFLAQKYRDYDATLKFGPLKERISEDSGCLSGDVMKGKIKPHECPHFGKGCTPEKPLGAPMVSSEGACAAYYNYATQESTE, encoded by the coding sequence ATGAAATACCTGTCAGAATTCCGTGACGAAGAAATTGTACGAACACTTCTTAATAAGATCAGAAAGTGTGTAACGAAGCCATGGAATATAATGGAAGTTTGTGGCGGACAAACCCACGGCCTTGTCCGCCATGGATTGCTTCAGATGTTGCCCGACCAAATCCGAATGATTCATGGACCCGGGTGCCCGGTATGTGTCACACCCGTTTCATTGATTGATAAAGCTGTAGAACTTGCATTGGAACATGATGTGATTTTATGCTCATATGGAGATATGCTCCGGGTTCCCGGAAGCACACTCAGCCTGCAGCAAGCCCGTGCCAAGGGTGGCGATATCAGAATTCTCTATTCTCCGCTTGAAGCGGTCTCTATTGCACGACAAAACCCGAACAGGGAGGTCGTCTTTTTTGCGGTAGGCTTTGAAACAACGGCTCCTGCCAATGCGCTATCTGTGGAGCAGGCGTACAGACAAAAATTGAAAAACTACACTGTTTTGAGTGCCCACGTAATGGTACCGCCGGCGATGGAAGCAATCATGTCGGATCCGGATACAAAAGTGGATGGTTTTCTGGCTGCCGGACATGTTTGCACGGTGATGGGTTTGAGTGAGTACGTGCCACTGGTTGAAAAATGGAAAATGCCCATTGTTGTTACAGGTTTTGAACCGGTGGATCTGCTTGAAGGAATTTACATGGTGGTATCTCAGCTTGAGAATGGAGAATACAGGCTGGAAAATCAGTATAAAAGAGTCGTGGGAAAAGACGGTAACCGGCAAGCTGTTGACCTGGTGAAATCCGTGTTTGAATATCGTGACCGGGAGTGGCGTGGAATCGGTGAAATACCAATGAGTGGCCTTTTTTTGGCTCAAAAATATAGGGATTATGATGCCACACTTAAATTTGGGCCACTGAAAGAGAGAATTTCTGAAGATAGCGGATGTCTGTCGGGGGATGTAATGAAAGGGAAAATAAAACCACATGAGTGTCCCCATTTTGGCAAAGGGTGTACACCTGAAAAACCGCTTGGAGCACCAATGGTTAGCAGTGAGGGTGCTTGCGCAGCTTATTATAATTATGCAACCCAGGAATCAACAGAGTAA
- a CDS encoding HypC/HybG/HupF family hydrogenase formation chaperone, whose translation MCLAIPGKVVELQTTEDPTNRPGKVSFGGIIREVNFCFLPEIGVDDYVLVHVGVALSKVDENEAIETLRYLKEMGELDELNPEPGGYGE comes from the coding sequence ATGTGTCTTGCCATCCCGGGTAAAGTTGTTGAACTGCAAACTACCGAAGATCCTACAAACCGGCCCGGTAAAGTCTCCTTCGGTGGTATCATCAGGGAAGTGAATTTTTGCTTTTTGCCCGAAATTGGGGTAGATGATTATGTACTTGTACATGTTGGAGTGGCATTAAGCAAGGTTGATGAGAACGAAGCCATCGAAACCCTGAGGTATCTTAAGGAAATGGGTGAGCTGGATGAGTTAAACCCTGAGCCGGGCGGTTACGGAGAGTAA
- a CDS encoding fructosamine kinase family protein, with product MIPETLKNRLSEDYDIEILNVRAVSGGSINRAAKISTNRGDLFLKWNNSAPDDFFEKEADGLKLLGSAGTALRIPKVLSSGKPENGMPGYLLMEFIEEGRNGDSFEFGRNLSKLHQTGTDQFGLETDNYIGSLPQSNRRHDEWIDFFVEERINPQIEMAVDSGKLDNGILQNWDRLAGKLNEIFPPAKPSLLHGDLWGGNYLFDSSGSAVLIDPAVYYGHPEMDLAFTKMFGGFSRDFYEGYESESPLESGFSERVPIYNLYPLLVHVNLFGGHYITQFQRFMNKY from the coding sequence ATGATTCCCGAAACCCTCAAAAACCGTTTATCTGAAGATTATGATATTGAAATCCTAAATGTCAGGGCAGTTTCGGGTGGCAGCATCAACCGGGCGGCGAAGATCTCCACAAACCGGGGTGATCTGTTTCTGAAATGGAACAACAGTGCGCCGGATGACTTTTTTGAGAAAGAAGCTGACGGACTAAAACTTTTGGGTTCAGCCGGAACCGCACTTCGTATTCCAAAGGTACTTTCATCAGGTAAACCTGAAAACGGCATGCCCGGCTATCTTTTGATGGAATTTATCGAAGAAGGACGAAACGGCGACTCATTTGAATTCGGCCGTAACCTTTCAAAATTGCACCAAACCGGCACCGATCAGTTCGGACTTGAAACCGATAACTATATCGGGAGCCTGCCCCAAAGCAATCGCCGGCATGATGAGTGGATCGACTTCTTTGTGGAAGAGCGGATCAACCCGCAAATTGAGATGGCTGTGGATTCCGGTAAACTCGACAACGGTATTCTTCAAAACTGGGATCGACTTGCAGGGAAACTGAATGAAATCTTCCCGCCGGCTAAACCCTCTCTTCTTCACGGCGACCTCTGGGGAGGGAACTACCTGTTTGATTCATCCGGGAGCGCCGTACTGATCGATCCCGCGGTCTACTACGGTCACCCCGAAATGGACCTTGCGTTCACCAAAATGTTCGGCGGATTCTCACGTGATTTTTATGAGGGATACGAGTCGGAATCACCTCTCGAATCCGGTTTTTCAGAACGCGTGCCCATCTACAACCTCTATCCTCTGCTGGTACACGTAAATCTCTTTGGCGGACATTATATCACTCAATTTCAGAGATTTATGAACAAATATTAA
- a CDS encoding carbohydrate-binding family 9-like protein: MDRSLLDIQGDQLPAPRFETRAKMLWDDEYLYIAAQLEEPHLWATIEKRDAIIFQENNFEIFIDPDGDTHNYYELEINALETFWDLMLTKPYRNGGRPINAWDIKGLKIGVNLLGTLNDPSDTDEGWALEVAIPLDLLNQTIRRNQPQDGSLWRLNFSRVEWHTDIENGAYVKRTDPKTGKPFPEDNWVWSPQGVINMHLPERWGIIQFSDQPPRGEATFSQSSDLKYEWILRELYYRQRDFRREHGEYSEDLYQLQASDLFEELNVQPEIQIIVLDNSYLMSLTAEELSHTFYIREDSKAWKELKN; the protein is encoded by the coding sequence ATGGACCGATCCCTTTTAGATATCCAGGGAGATCAGCTTCCCGCTCCCAGATTTGAAACCAGGGCCAAAATGCTTTGGGATGACGAATATCTCTATATCGCTGCCCAACTGGAAGAACCCCATCTTTGGGCTACTATTGAAAAGCGGGATGCGATCATCTTTCAGGAAAATAACTTTGAAATTTTTATTGATCCGGATGGCGACACACATAACTATTACGAACTGGAAATCAACGCTTTGGAAACGTTTTGGGATTTGATGCTCACTAAACCCTATCGAAACGGTGGGCGTCCGATAAATGCATGGGATATTAAAGGGCTGAAGATTGGAGTTAATCTGCTCGGAACTTTGAATGATCCATCGGATACAGATGAAGGCTGGGCGCTTGAAGTTGCCATCCCGCTTGATCTGTTAAATCAAACCATTCGGCGTAACCAACCGCAAGACGGATCTCTGTGGCGTCTCAATTTCTCAAGGGTTGAATGGCATACCGATATCGAAAACGGAGCCTATGTAAAACGAACAGATCCTAAAACTGGCAAGCCTTTTCCGGAAGATAATTGGGTTTGGTCCCCACAAGGAGTCATTAATATGCACCTGCCGGAACGATGGGGCATTATTCAGTTTTCAGATCAACCGCCACGTGGCGAAGCGACTTTTTCTCAATCATCAGATTTGAAATATGAGTGGATTCTGAGAGAGTTGTATTATCGCCAAAGGGATTTTCGTCGTGAGCATGGAGAATACTCTGAAGATTTATACCAGCTGCAAGCATCCGATCTTTTTGAGGAACTTAACGTTCAGCCTGAAATTCAGATCATCGTTCTGGATAATTCTTATCTGATGAGTCTCACAGCCGAGGAGTTAAGTCATACGTTTTATATCCGCGAAGATAGTAAAGCGTGGAAGGAGTTGAAGAATTGA
- a CDS encoding family 10 glycosylhydrolase has translation MNRKSFLKKVGTGTIGLTALQTMPFQVANAFQGRKWNSQNYAWISNHNGTDDELRTRLELMKNAGLDGILPSGQYEKWIRLAEEFDLDVHAWFVTLQRGGDDWLIENHPEWFMVNRNGESSVDNPAYVDYYKWLCPTRPEAQEYILNKVDEILKISEIKSVHLDYIRYPDVILPIQLQPGYGIVQDKEYPQYDYCFCDTCRSKYESLYGKDPMDLENPTEHDTFSQFRYNQVTHLVNRVAMKVHDHGVKLTAAVFPTPDIARSLVRQNWPDWNLDAVFPMQYNHFYHKPVSWIGQAAAEARRELPATTEMYSGLYVPEMTPIEVSQAYEYAMENGANGICIFSDHSMTQEHWDYLSRVLQKG, from the coding sequence ATGAACAGAAAATCATTTCTCAAGAAAGTTGGAACCGGAACAATTGGCCTCACCGCATTACAGACAATGCCTTTTCAAGTAGCAAATGCATTCCAGGGGCGAAAATGGAATTCACAAAACTACGCATGGATCTCCAATCACAATGGAACAGATGATGAACTCCGAACTCGCCTTGAACTCATGAAAAACGCCGGGCTGGATGGGATTCTTCCGTCGGGTCAGTATGAAAAGTGGATTCGTCTGGCTGAAGAGTTTGATCTCGATGTTCACGCTTGGTTCGTAACCCTTCAACGGGGCGGCGATGACTGGCTGATCGAAAATCACCCCGAGTGGTTTATGGTGAACCGGAATGGAGAATCATCCGTCGATAACCCTGCTTATGTAGATTATTACAAATGGCTCTGTCCAACAAGGCCTGAAGCGCAGGAATACATCCTCAACAAAGTGGATGAGATCCTGAAGATCTCAGAAATCAAAAGTGTGCATCTGGATTATATCCGCTACCCCGATGTGATTTTGCCGATCCAGTTGCAGCCTGGTTATGGAATTGTCCAGGATAAAGAGTATCCGCAGTACGATTACTGTTTCTGTGATACGTGCCGGAGCAAGTATGAGAGTTTGTATGGCAAAGACCCGATGGATCTCGAAAATCCAACCGAGCACGATACCTTCAGTCAGTTTCGATACAACCAGGTTACGCATCTGGTAAACAGAGTGGCCATGAAAGTCCACGATCATGGAGTGAAATTAACAGCCGCTGTTTTCCCCACACCTGATATCGCGAGATCCCTCGTTCGCCAAAACTGGCCTGACTGGAATCTCGATGCCGTCTTCCCGATGCAGTACAACCACTTTTATCACAAACCGGTGAGCTGGATTGGGCAAGCCGCCGCAGAGGCGAGAAGAGAATTGCCAGCCACAACAGAAATGTACAGCGGACTTTATGTACCGGAAATGACTCCCATCGAAGTTTCCCAAGCCTATGAATATGCAATGGAAAATGGTGCGAATGGAATCTGCATCTTCTCAGATCACAGCATGACACAAGAGCATTGGGATTATCTGAGCCGGGTGTTACAAAAAGGCTAA
- the kbl gene encoding glycine C-acetyltransferase, producing the protein MYTSLKDNLREELDQIKKDGLYKEERVITTPQGAVIQTTQGKEVINFCANNYLGLSSHPRVIEAAKKTVDEYGYGMSSVRFICGTQTIHKELEAKIAEFLGMEDAILYAAAFDANGGVFEPLLGPEDAIISDQLNHASIIDGVRLCKAQRYVYKHNDMNDLEEKLKEASDTRTKVIATDGVFSMDGTIAQLDKICDLAEKYDALVMSDECHATGFVGKTGRGVHEYRDVMGRIDIITGTLGKALGGASGGFTASHKEVVDMLRQRSRPYLFSNTLAPAITGASIEVLNLLSETTELRDKLETNTTYFREQMTDAGFDIKPGSHPIVPVMLYEAKLAQDFAEKLLEKGIYVIGFFYPVVPKGEARIRVQLSAAHEKKHLDQAVEAFSEIGKELGVIS; encoded by the coding sequence ATGTATACATCTCTGAAAGACAATTTGCGTGAGGAATTGGACCAAATCAAGAAAGATGGACTCTACAAAGAAGAGCGGGTTATCACAACTCCCCAGGGTGCCGTGATTCAAACAACTCAAGGCAAGGAAGTCATCAATTTTTGTGCGAATAATTATTTAGGACTTTCCTCTCATCCACGGGTGATTGAAGCTGCGAAAAAAACGGTTGATGAATATGGATATGGAATGTCCTCCGTGAGATTCATCTGCGGAACGCAAACCATTCATAAAGAGCTGGAAGCCAAAATTGCCGAATTTTTGGGGATGGAAGACGCCATTCTCTACGCCGCTGCGTTTGATGCCAACGGCGGTGTTTTTGAACCGCTTTTGGGACCGGAAGATGCCATTATTTCTGATCAGCTCAATCACGCATCCATCATCGATGGTGTTCGATTGTGCAAGGCTCAGCGATATGTGTACAAACACAACGACATGAATGATCTCGAAGAGAAACTGAAAGAAGCCTCCGATACCCGAACCAAAGTGATTGCCACCGACGGCGTTTTCTCGATGGACGGCACCATCGCTCAGCTGGATAAGATTTGTGATCTGGCTGAAAAGTATGATGCTTTAGTGATGTCCGACGAATGCCACGCCACCGGATTTGTTGGAAAAACCGGCCGCGGCGTTCATGAGTATCGGGATGTGATGGGACGAATCGATATCATTACCGGAACGCTGGGTAAAGCACTTGGCGGAGCTTCCGGCGGGTTTACCGCATCGCACAAGGAAGTGGTTGATATGCTGCGACAGCGATCACGTCCCTATCTCTTTTCAAACACCCTCGCGCCGGCCATTACCGGAGCCTCGATAGAAGTACTGAATCTGCTGAGCGAAACAACCGAACTCCGTGACAAACTGGAAACCAACACAACCTATTTCAGAGAACAGATGACCGACGCCGGGTTCGACATCAAACCAGGCTCGCATCCCATCGTGCCGGTCATGCTCTACGAAGCCAAACTGGCCCAGGATTTCGCCGAAAAACTTCTTGAAAAAGGAATTTATGTGATCGGATTTTTCTATCCAGTTGTTCCCAAAGGCGAGGCCCGAATTCGTGTTCAACTTTCCGCGGCGCATGAGAAAAAGCATCTGGACCAGGCTGTGGAGGCGTTTTCGGAGATAGGCAAGGAACTTGGGGTGATCAGTTAG
- a CDS encoding four helix bundle protein yields MASNFRDLTVYKKAYSLAMEVFEVTKSFPKEETYALTDQVRRSSRSVCRAIGEGYRKRQYPKYFVNKMSDADMENTETQISLDFAESCGYIQPELNLKLREKSEEVGRLLNHMIQYPEKYRRKSGS; encoded by the coding sequence ATGGCTTCTAACTTTAGAGATCTGACGGTTTATAAAAAGGCATACTCTTTAGCGATGGAAGTATTTGAGGTTACAAAATCATTCCCGAAAGAAGAAACATATGCATTGACCGATCAGGTCAGAAGATCATCTCGTTCTGTTTGTAGAGCTATAGGTGAAGGATATCGAAAAAGGCAGTATCCAAAGTATTTTGTAAACAAAATGAGCGATGCAGACATGGAAAATACTGAAACTCAAATATCACTCGATTTCGCTGAATCTTGCGGATACATTCAACCAGAATTGAATCTGAAACTTCGAGAAAAATCAGAAGAGGTGGGAAGGTTGTTAAATCACATGATACAATACCCCGAAAAGTACAGAAGAAAATCGGGTTCGTGA
- a CDS encoding NAD-dependent epimerase/dehydratase family protein: MAREKSVDKIFWPSSIAVFGPDAKKEGTPQNSACNPTTVYGISKLAGEQWCAYYHRKFGVDVRSLRYPGLIGYKAMPGGGTTDYAVDIYHKAIKGETFDCFLEKDTKLPMMYMQDAVKATITLMNAPSEKISIRTSYNVSAISFSPEEIAESIKQKIPGFEIQYNPDHRQEIAATWPDSIDDSKAREDWNWKPGYNLEKMTDDIIKTSARILGSGSAGYGSVS; encoded by the coding sequence GTGGCCAGGGAAAAATCAGTCGATAAGATCTTCTGGCCAAGTTCCATTGCTGTTTTTGGGCCGGATGCCAAAAAGGAAGGCACACCTCAAAACAGCGCCTGCAATCCAACAACCGTTTACGGAATCAGCAAGCTGGCCGGGGAGCAGTGGTGTGCGTATTATCACAGAAAATTTGGGGTGGATGTTCGGAGTCTTCGGTATCCCGGTTTGATTGGGTACAAAGCGATGCCCGGAGGCGGCACGACGGATTACGCTGTAGACATCTATCACAAAGCAATTAAAGGCGAGACTTTTGATTGCTTTCTCGAAAAAGACACCAAACTCCCGATGATGTACATGCAGGACGCCGTGAAAGCGACAATCACTCTGATGAATGCTCCGTCTGAGAAGATTTCGATTCGAACCAGTTACAATGTTTCTGCCATCAGTTTTTCACCTGAGGAGATTGCCGAATCGATCAAGCAAAAAATTCCCGGATTCGAGATTCAATACAATCCCGATCACAGACAGGAGATCGCAGCCACCTGGCCGGACAGTATCGACGACTCCAAAGCGCGCGAGGACTGGAATTGGAAACCCGGTTATAATCTCGAAAAAATGACGGATGATATTATTAAAACATCTGCCAGAATTTTGGGATCTGGAAGTGCCGGATACGGTTCGGTAAGTTAA
- a CDS encoding amidohydrolase family protein, producing the protein MTFDKKILTSLFLIFTFLISCSETTPSQIEYDLLITNAQIVDGTGTEAYSGHLLVDGGIIQKVGEFSADTIQAAQTIDAEGRVVSPGFIDTHSHGNPLETPRFDNFLSMGVTTISLGQDGGSPSTTDLSGWMDRIDSVGTGPNILHFMGHGTLRQLTNTPQQPMLSDSNLESMVDLMNDAMDNGSFGLTTGLEYESGRYATLPELVALAEPVANHNGLVMSHVRSEDDSEIEDSIRELIEQGKKSGAKVHVSHIKIVYANDPKRAEGVLALMDEARKSGVQITADVYPYTASFTGIGIVFPNWVTPGNFDEIKETRRAELEEYLRNRIEKRNGPEATLFGTAPWAGMTLAEIADSLNKPFEDVLIDDIGPTGASAAYFVMNEEVMKRFLQDPHVMVSSDGSPTMRHPRGYGSFAKIIDNYVMEENLLTLEEAIHKMTGLPAETLGLSDSSQVEIPRGLIREGFAADLLIYDPANVQDLADFENPHQYAQGFDWVFVNGEAVIEEGERNEIRPGGVIRKSVQ; encoded by the coding sequence ATGACATTTGATAAAAAAATTCTGACTTCCCTCTTTCTAATATTCACCTTTCTGATCTCTTGTTCTGAAACCACCCCATCTCAAATCGAATATGATCTCCTAATCACAAACGCTCAAATCGTAGATGGCACCGGAACCGAGGCTTATTCAGGACATCTCTTAGTCGATGGCGGAATCATCCAAAAAGTGGGTGAGTTTTCTGCGGATACGATTCAGGCTGCTCAAACTATCGATGCAGAGGGACGAGTCGTTTCTCCAGGATTTATCGATACGCATTCTCATGGCAATCCGCTTGAAACACCGCGATTTGATAACTTTCTCTCGATGGGTGTAACCACAATCAGCTTGGGACAGGATGGAGGCAGCCCGTCCACAACCGACCTTTCCGGCTGGATGGATCGGATTGATTCTGTCGGCACCGGTCCGAATATTCTCCACTTCATGGGCCATGGAACTTTACGGCAATTGACCAACACCCCGCAACAGCCGATGCTCTCCGATTCTAATCTCGAATCGATGGTGGACCTGATGAACGATGCGATGGATAATGGGTCTTTTGGGTTGACTACAGGACTGGAATATGAATCCGGTCGCTATGCCACACTCCCGGAGTTGGTCGCGTTGGCGGAACCCGTTGCAAATCACAATGGATTGGTGATGAGTCATGTTCGCAGCGAAGACGATAGCGAGATTGAAGATTCCATTCGAGAGCTGATTGAACAGGGGAAAAAATCCGGCGCGAAGGTCCACGTCTCACACATCAAAATTGTGTATGCCAATGATCCAAAACGGGCGGAAGGTGTGTTGGCGTTGATGGATGAGGCGAGAAAAAGCGGTGTTCAGATTACTGCTGATGTCTATCCATACACAGCAAGTTTTACAGGAATTGGAATTGTGTTTCCGAACTGGGTTACACCTGGAAATTTTGATGAGATCAAAGAGACTCGCCGTGCAGAACTTGAAGAATATCTTCGCAATAGAATTGAAAAACGAAACGGCCCCGAAGCCACGCTTTTCGGAACGGCACCCTGGGCCGGAATGACTCTGGCTGAGATAGCCGACTCCCTCAACAAACCGTTCGAAGATGTGCTGATTGATGATATTGGCCCAACCGGAGCCAGCGCTGCCTATTTTGTGATGAATGAAGAGGTGATGAAACGATTCTTGCAAGATCCCCACGTGATGGTTAGCTCCGACGGCAGCCCAACGATGCGCCACCCGCGAGGCTACGGAAGTTTCGCCAAAATTATTGACAATTATGTGATGGAAGAGAATCTTCTGACGCTCGAAGAAGCCATCCATAAAATGACCGGACTTCCCGCAGAAACACTCGGCTTATCCGACTCCTCCCAGGTTGAAATTCCGCGCGGACTGATCCGCGAAGGCTTCGCTGCTGACCTTCTGATTTATGATCCCGCCAATGTTCAAGATCTGGCTGACTTCGAAAACCCCCACCAGTACGCCCAGGGGTTTGATTGGGTTTTTGTAAATGGGGAAGCGGTTATTGAGGAGGGGGAGAGGAATGAGATAAGGCCGGGTGGGGTAATTAGAAAATCGGTTCAATAA
- a CDS encoding carbohydrate-binding family 9-like protein codes for MKHIFILFLLIFSVSTLVYGQIQPIERPNHTVKKTGDFELTGDGSAEEWNQTEWIDITQRNLMDNTPERATKMKLLYSETGLYVLFQNEDSLVTTPFTENFKNLWLGDVVEVFLWTNQSEPDYFEYEITPLDYELPLIVSNIDGELLSWIPFDDTYREDRKVRHKTTVTNGEKENGASIDSWTAEMFIPYKLLHPLKNIDPKPGTTWRANFYRVDYDDEGAYWSWSPFEGNFHDYQNFGVLMFE; via the coding sequence ATGAAACATATCTTCATACTTTTTCTTCTGATTTTTTCTGTCTCAACGCTGGTATATGGACAAATTCAACCGATTGAAAGACCCAATCATACAGTAAAGAAAACAGGTGATTTTGAATTGACAGGTGATGGTTCAGCCGAAGAATGGAATCAAACGGAATGGATTGACATTACCCAGAGAAATCTGATGGATAATACGCCTGAGAGGGCAACCAAAATGAAGCTACTTTATTCAGAAACCGGGTTGTACGTGTTGTTTCAAAACGAAGATAGCCTGGTAACCACGCCTTTTACGGAAAATTTTAAAAATCTTTGGCTGGGTGATGTGGTGGAGGTTTTCCTGTGGACGAATCAGTCGGAGCCGGACTATTTTGAATATGAGATCACCCCGCTGGATTACGAACTGCCGCTCATTGTATCAAACATAGATGGAGAGCTTTTGAGTTGGATTCCGTTTGATGACACCTACCGGGAGGACCGAAAAGTGCGCCACAAAACAACCGTCACAAACGGTGAAAAGGAAAATGGAGCCTCCATAGACTCATGGACAGCGGAGATGTTTATTCCGTACAAGCTGCTTCATCCTTTAAAAAATATTGACCCTAAACCCGGCACTACCTGGCGCGCGAATTTCTACCGGGTTGATTACGATGATGAGGGAGCCTATTGGTCATGGAGTCCGTTCGAAGGGAACTTCCACGACTATCAAAACTTTGGGGTGTTGATGTTTGAGTGA
- a CDS encoding ABC transporter ATP-binding protein, translated as MSVITTTGLTKVYNPDQVPVHALRGVDLTIEKGEFTSIVGPSGSGKTTLLNIIGGLDEPTEGRAQIQDTDLSTLSDRKLINFRLHHIGFVFQAYNLIPVLTAIENVSFIMQMQGRPAKECRKKSMELLKEVGLEDKINKRPSELSGGQQQRVAVARALASKPAFVLADEPTANLDSVSTAELLDMMLELNEREEMTFVFSTHDQRVIDRARRVVTLVDGKIDTDEKR; from the coding sequence ATGTCAGTCATAACAACAACCGGATTAACCAAAGTGTACAACCCGGATCAGGTGCCGGTTCATGCCCTCAGAGGAGTGGATCTCACGATTGAGAAAGGGGAGTTTACGTCTATCGTGGGGCCTTCCGGATCAGGAAAAACAACTCTGCTCAATATTATTGGTGGATTGGATGAACCGACCGAAGGAAGAGCACAGATTCAGGATACCGATTTGAGCACTCTTTCAGACCGTAAGCTGATCAATTTTCGGCTGCATCACATCGGGTTTGTGTTCCAGGCGTATAATTTAATTCCGGTTTTGACAGCGATCGAAAATGTATCCTTCATCATGCAGATGCAGGGTCGCCCGGCAAAAGAGTGTCGCAAAAAAAGTATGGAGTTGTTAAAAGAGGTTGGCCTGGAAGATAAAATTAACAAACGACCTTCAGAACTTTCCGGAGGACAGCAGCAGCGTGTGGCCGTGGCGAGAGCGCTGGCATCCAAACCCGCATTTGTTTTGGCCGATGAACCGACTGCCAATCTCGATTCCGTTTCCACCGCAGAATTGTTGGACATGATGCTGGAACTGAATGAACGCGAAGAGATGACCTTCGTATTCTCCACCCACGATCAGCGGGTTATTGACCGTGCGAGGAGAGTGGTAACCCTCGTGGACGGTAAAATTGATACAGATGAAAAGAGATGA